Within the Hypericibacter adhaerens genome, the region TGATCACCGAGCCGCTCGCGGCGCTGATCGAGCTCGAGAAGGAGCTGCCGGTGGTGCGCGATCCCTATTCGCACGCTTACTTGCGCGAGGAGACCAACGGCATCCTGGTCGGGCCTTACGAGACGGCGACCGCCCATGTCTGCTGGGACGGCAAGCCGCCGGCCTGGGATTTCGAGAGCGAGCTGGTGCCGCCCGAGCTCGATCGCCTGACGCCCTGGCTGGAGAAGGCCGCCGAGCGCTTCCCGTTGTTCGGCGAATCCGGCCTCAAGAACATCATCTCCGGCGCCATCACCCACACGCCCGACGGCGTCTATCTCTCGGGCCCGGCGCACGGCCCGAAGAACTACTGGATGCATTGCGGCGCCTCGATCGGCATCTGCCAGGGCGGCGGTGCCGGCAAATACCTGGCGCAGTGGATGGTGCATGGCCAGGCCGAGATCAATATGCGCGAGTTCGATCCGCGCCGCTTCGGCAACTGGGCGACCAAGGACTACACCACCGAGGTCTCGATCGCCGACTACCACCACATGTACTACTGCTACAAGCCGGCCGAGCAGCACCAGGTCGGCCGGGGCCTGCGCAAATCCGCGATCCACGACAAGCTCGCGGCCGCGGGCGCGCAGTTCAGCCAGATCTTCGGCTGGGAGCGCGCACGCTGGTACGACAAGACCGGCAAGGGCGAGGCCTATTCCTTCAAGCGCTCCAACTGGTGGGACGCGGTCAAGGCCGAGTGCAAGGCGGTGCGCGAGCGCGTCGGCCTGATGGACCTCTCGACCTTCGCCAAGTTCGACGTGAAGGGCCCGGATGCCTACGCCTTCCTCGAGCGGATCTGCGCCAACCGGATTCCCGCCAAGGATGGCGGCATCATGCTGGGCCATCTCCTCAACGAGAACGGCTTCATCGAGAGCGAGATCACGGTCACCCGGCTCGCGGCCGACCATTTCTACGTGCTCTCGGCCGCAGCGGCGCAGCTCTACGACATGGACCAGCTGTGCTGGCGCCTGAAGCAAGGCGAGCGCGTCACCATCGCCGACGTCACGGACGATTTCGGCGTGCTGGTGCTGGCGGGACCGAAGGCGCGCGACGTGCTGGCGGCCTGCACCAAGGCCGATCTCACCAACGCTTCCTTCCGCTGGCTGACAGGCAAGGAGATCGAGGTCGCGGGCGTGAAGGGCGTGCGCAGCTTGCGCGTCAACTATGTCGGCGAGCTGGGCTGGGAGCTCCATGTGCCGATGAAGCAGCTTCCCACCGTGTTCGACGCGGTCATGAAGGCGGGGGCGCCGCACGGCATCCAGCTCTTCGGCACCTACGCGATGAACTCGCTGCGGATGGAGAAGGCCTATCGCGGCTGGGGCTCGGAGCTCACCAACGAGGTCACGCTCGTCGAGGGCGACATGGAGCGTTTCGTCAATCTCGACAAGGACTTCATCGGCAAGGCCGCGACCCAGCGCTCGAAGCAGCAGGGTGCCCGCATCAAGCTCGTCTATATGACCGTCGAGGCCGGGAATAACGACTGCTACGGCAACGAGCCCATCTATCAGGGCGACAAGCTGGTCGGCATCACCACCGGCGGCGCCTATGGCCACGCGATCGGCAAGTCGCTGACCTTCGCCTATGTCGATCCCAAGCTCGCGCGCGACGGCGAAGCCTTCGAGATCCTGATGATGGGCGAGCGTCACAAAGCGCAGATCGCGCCCCAGCCCGCCTGGGACCCGAAGAACGAGCGGCTGCGTGGGTAGGAGCAGCGATGCGGGAAACGCTCTCTATTCGTCATCCCCGCGAAAGCGGGGATCCAACTTCAAGCTAGGTGCGCTGGGTCGAGATGGATCCCCGCTTTCGCGGGGATGACGATGGAGGGCGCGGGCAGAGTGTGTGATGACGTCGCGGCCTCGGCGCCGCGACGTCACCGGATGCGCGTCAGACCGCGAACGACCAGGGCTTCCGCCCGATGATGCGGCGGACCATCGGTTCGAAGGCCGAGAGCGGCATGTTCTCGTACTCCGGGTCGAAGGAGTTCTGGTCGTAATTGTGGCACCAGGCGGCGGTGCGCTCGAACAGCGGATGGCCGCGATACTGCTCGCGCGCATTGCGGTCGCCGCCCATATGGTGCCAGAAGTAGTAGCCCTGGAAGATGCCGTGATGCTTCACCAGCCAGTGATTGTCCTTGGAGATGTAGGGTTGGAGGATCGCGGCGGCGAGATCGGAATGGTTCTCCGGCGCCATGATGTCGCCGATATCGTGGAGGAGGGCGATCACCACCACCTCCTCATCCTCGCCGGCGCGAAAGGCGCGTGTGGCGGACTGGACCGAATGCTCGAAGCGGTCGATCTTGTAGCCCATCTTGTCGCCCGCCAGGCGCTGCAGCTGGCTCAGCAGCTCGCCCGGCAGATTCTGGTTGTGCTTCTGGTAGAGGCGGTCGAGAAGCTGATACTCCTCGTAGCTGCCATTCTCCATGCGGATGAAATCGACCGTCTCTTCCATCACCTGCTCTCCCTCGGGGGCCATGCAAACATCGTCCTCCCGGGGCCCGACGGGCGCGGGGGACGACCGACAACGGCCTAGCCTAGCATGAGCGACCCCCGATTTTCCAAGACCCCTAATTGGTCCAAGAGCTTAGCCGCCGCGCTCGCTGCCCACGGCCTGATCCTCCGGGGTGGCTTCCAGCCGGCGGCCGAGGATGGGCTGCCGGCGCTGCCCGGGGACCGGCCGACGCGGCTGCTGATGCTGGTCGGCAATGCCGGTCCCGCCCTCTGGGCGGCCTTCAGTCGCGCGCCGGAGGCGGCCGATGGGGCGCCGCACCCGCTCAATCGCTGGACGCGCCGGGTGGTGGAGACGGTGGCGGCCGAGTTCGGCGCCCGGGCCCTTTATCCCTTCGAAGCCAGCCCCGCCTGGCCGTTCCAGCGCTGGGCGCAATGGGCGGAGCCGGTCTTTCCCTCGCCCTTGGGCCTTCTGATTCATCCGGAATTCGGCCTCTGGCACGCCTATCGCGCGGCCCTGCTTTTCGCCGAGCCGCGCTCGCTGACGCCGCCCGCCCGGGCCAGCCATCCTTGCGAGATCTGCGCCGAGAAGCCCTGCCTCGCCGCCTGTCCGGTCGGGGCCTTCCAGCCGGGTGAGGGCGGGGTGCGCTACGACGTGGCGGCCTGCCTTAACCACATCGAAGCTCCTGCCGGGCATGATTGCCTGGAGGCCGGCTGCCGGGCGCGGCGGGCCTGTCCGGTCGGCGCCGAATGGCGTTCCGAACCGGCGCAGGCCGGGTTCCATATGCGCGCGTTCCTGCGCTCGGGCCGCGGCCATTGATGCGGCCGAGGACACGGGCCCGGCGATTGACGACTCAGGGTCTGCGACCCCAGCATGGCGATCCTATGATCGGCCTTGCGGGGCATCGGGCGGCGAAGGGCGTAGGATGAGCAATCGCATCGTGATGGTGGTGCATAGCGAGTGGCGTGAAAGACGGATCACCCCTCATCTCGCCAGCCACGGCTACCAGGTGGAATGTCGCTGCCCCGCCCAGGGCGAGCCTCTGCCGGACAATCTCGACGATTATGCGGGCGCCATCGTGCTCGGCGGCGTGCAGAGCGCCAACGACGCCGACAGCGTCGACTATATGCGCCAGGAGCTCGACTGGATCCGCCGCTGGGTCGAGGGAGGACGGCGCTATCTGGGCATCTGCCTCGGCGGCCAGCTGCTGGCCCGCGCCTTGGGCGCGACGGTGAAGCCGCATCCGGAAGGCCTGCACGAGATCGGCTACTGGCCGATCGAGCCGACGCACGAGGCCGGCGATCTCTTCTCGGGTCTGAGCCATGTCTATCACTGGCACAAGGAGGGCTTCGATCTGCCGCGCGGCGCCGAGCTTCTGGCGCGGGGTTCGCGCTTTCCGCATCAGGCCTTCCGCTGGGGTGCCGCCTACGGGCTGCAGTTCCATCCGGAGGTGACGGGCGCGGATGTGCATGGCTGGCTCGGCGAGACCTCCGACTACGAAAGCCGGCTGGGGGCGCCGCCGCGCGATGTCCATCTCGCCGGCATCCAGGAACATGATCCCACCCTCGACCGCTGGACGCGGCGCTTCATCGATCGCTGGATCGGGAAGGCGCGCGCGACGGCGGAGCCGGCCTCTGTGTCGATTGTTACAGCATCGCGCGCCGCGCACGGTTGAAAGACCCGCGCTCGCTCCGCATGCTGATTGAATAGTCCACGAACACCGTCGGCCTTCGATGGCGGCGGTTTGCGGCTTGTGCCGCTTCGCGCCGCTGTTGTATAGGGCTGACGCCCGTCCGACCGATGATAGGGGGATCCGCTTTGCGCCTCGTTCTCGCGATTTGCGCCCTCTGCGGCGCGCTCGGCTTTGCCGCGCCCGCGTTCGCAGATTCGTCCACCGTCGACCCGACCGCGGTCCAGCTGGCGCAGAACAGCCAGTTCGCGAACCTGCTGGGCCAGAGCGCCTACAAGGACCTCCCGGTCGAGACGCCGAAGCCCGCGGATTCGACGGCCACCCTGAAGCTGACGGCCGTGGTCGCCACCGGCGCCATCAAGAACATCGCCGACCCGATCTCCTGGACGGTCGTGCGCAAGGCCGAAGGCGGTATCCCGCAATCCGTGATCGCCCGCGACAAGAGCCCGGCCCCCACCTTCAAGCTGCCGCCGGGCAAATACATCGTCGAGGGCATCTGGAAGGCGATCGTCGTGCAGCGCGACGTCGATGTCCCGGCCGGCAAGCCGCATACCGAGCTCTTCAACTACAATGCGGGCACCATCAGCCTGCGGATGATCCCCTATAGCGGCGCCTCTCCCATCACCACCGCGGTCAAATGGGATCTCTACTTCATGCGCAAGGGGAGCGGGGCCAACCTCCAGGACAACGACAAGCTGTTCACGGTGGTGGCGCCGACCCAGCAGTTCTCGCTGCCCGCCGGCAACTACGTCGTGCGCGCCAGCTATGGCGGCACCTCCGCCGACCTGGTGATGCCGATCGAGGCCGGGCACTCCTACAAATACACGATCAATCTCTATTCGGCGCAGGTCACCTTCAACGCCGCGGGCGCCGACAAGACCACGATCTGGCAGGTGCTGCGTGCCAAGCCGGACGGGGACGGCCAGCGCCGCATGGTCGCGAGCCAGACCGGCGCCTCGCCCACCTTCCTGCTGCGCGAAGGCAAATACATCGTGAGGGTCGCGACCGGCGATCTCCATGGCGAGCAGGCCTTCGACGTGAAGGCCGCGAAGAATTCGACCGTGAAGGTCAAGCTGCAGTAAGGCGCGGGGGCGGGCGCTCCGTCCGCATCGGCGCAAAGACGAAACCAAAGGCGCCGGGGCCATTCCCCGGCGCCTTTTCTCTTGGTCGTCGGTTCGTGGGCGTCAGGCGATCAGCCGCGCCTCGCCGACCACCGGCAGGAAGAAGGCTAGATCGACATCCGGCATGGCGAGGCCGCGCTGCTGCAGCACGGCGAAGATCTGGCCGCGATGATGGGTCTGGTGGTTGAACAGGCCCGAGAGCAGGTCGCGCACCCGCGCCTCGAAATGGCGGTCGCGCTTGATGGTCGAGAAACGCACCATCGCCTCGATCTGCTCCTCCGTCATCCCGTCCACCAGCTCGATCAGGCCCTGGTCCTCGGCTTCCCGCGCCGCGCGCAGGGCGGCGAAATCGTCATGGAGCAGCTGGTCGAGGGAGCGGATGCCGCGATCGGTGCCGGTGACGCGGCCGATCCAGAGACGGTCCACTACCAGCAGGTGATTGAGGGTGCGGTGGATCGAGCCGAAGAAGATGCCCGCATCGGCGCGATAGGCCGCATCGTCCAGCACCGCCACCTTGTCGTAGAGCTGGTTGTTGACCCAGGCGTTGAAGCGCGCCATCAGGGGAAAGTGCCGCATGGTGAATCTCTCGCGAATGGCCGATCGATCGGCAGAAGGTTAGCGGGGGACTATGTTTTCGACCGCTGAGGTTTTCTCACGCGGGCTGTGAGCTTATGTCCTCTCCCCCGTTCAGGGGGAGGGCCAGGGAGGGGGATGACTCGGTAGAAGACACTGATCGAGAGCATCTCGCTCTTGCTTCATCGATCGCGTCAGCCCCCTCCCCCAGAAAGTGGGGGAGGGGATAATATTCCAAGAGTCCCGCTTCACCCCGCCGGCGCGGCCAGCGCCTGCTCGATCGCCTGGGTCAGCTTCGCGTCCGACGGCTTCACGCTGCTGGTGAACCAGGCCGCGAGCTTGCCGTCGCGTCCGATCAGGATCTTGTGGAAGTTCCATTTGGGCGCGCCCTGCGGGCCCGTCTGCTCGAGCGCCCAGCGATAGAGCGGGTGGGCCTTGGCGCCGACGACCGTCTGCTTCGCCATGATCGGGAAACCGATGCCGTAGGTCGTCTCGCAGAAGCGCTTGATCTGGCTGTCGGCATCCGGCT harbors:
- a CDS encoding FAD-dependent oxidoreductase — protein: MKSHARVVVVGGGVMGVGLLYHLALEGWTDIVLVEKGELTSGSTWHAAGQCPHFNGSLNMTKVHVYGTQLYPQLEKLTGQAVSWHGCGGLRIATTDEEVNWLKQVYGLSKLANYEAHIIGPDEIKQYHPFLNTDGIKAAFLTVTDGHVAPADITNAMAAGARKLGAEIYRRTLVTDIKLLKTGEWQVVTDKGNITCEHVVNSAGSYCDVVGSWTGHNVPIANMLHHYMITEPLAALIELEKELPVVRDPYSHAYLREETNGILVGPYETATAHVCWDGKPPAWDFESELVPPELDRLTPWLEKAAERFPLFGESGLKNIISGAITHTPDGVYLSGPAHGPKNYWMHCGASIGICQGGGAGKYLAQWMVHGQAEINMREFDPRRFGNWATKDYTTEVSIADYHHMYYCYKPAEQHQVGRGLRKSAIHDKLAAAGAQFSQIFGWERARWYDKTGKGEAYSFKRSNWWDAVKAECKAVRERVGLMDLSTFAKFDVKGPDAYAFLERICANRIPAKDGGIMLGHLLNENGFIESEITVTRLAADHFYVLSAAAAQLYDMDQLCWRLKQGERVTIADVTDDFGVLVLAGPKARDVLAACTKADLTNASFRWLTGKEIEVAGVKGVRSLRVNYVGELGWELHVPMKQLPTVFDAVMKAGAPHGIQLFGTYAMNSLRMEKAYRGWGSELTNEVTLVEGDMERFVNLDKDFIGKAATQRSKQQGARIKLVYMTVEAGNNDCYGNEPIYQGDKLVGITTGGAYGHAIGKSLTFAYVDPKLARDGEAFEILMMGERHKAQIAPQPAWDPKNERLRG
- a CDS encoding HD domain-containing protein; the encoded protein is MAPEGEQVMEETVDFIRMENGSYEEYQLLDRLYQKHNQNLPGELLSQLQRLAGDKMGYKIDRFEHSVQSATRAFRAGEDEEVVVIALLHDIGDIMAPENHSDLAAAILQPYISKDNHWLVKHHGIFQGYYFWHHMGGDRNAREQYRGHPLFERTAAWCHNYDQNSFDPEYENMPLSAFEPMVRRIIGRKPWSFAV
- a CDS encoding 4Fe-4S dicluster domain-containing protein, with the protein product MSDPRFSKTPNWSKSLAAALAAHGLILRGGFQPAAEDGLPALPGDRPTRLLMLVGNAGPALWAAFSRAPEAADGAPHPLNRWTRRVVETVAAEFGARALYPFEASPAWPFQRWAQWAEPVFPSPLGLLIHPEFGLWHAYRAALLFAEPRSLTPPARASHPCEICAEKPCLAACPVGAFQPGEGGVRYDVAACLNHIEAPAGHDCLEAGCRARRACPVGAEWRSEPAQAGFHMRAFLRSGRGH
- a CDS encoding glutamine amidotransferase-related protein codes for the protein MSNRIVMVVHSEWRERRITPHLASHGYQVECRCPAQGEPLPDNLDDYAGAIVLGGVQSANDADSVDYMRQELDWIRRWVEGGRRYLGICLGGQLLARALGATVKPHPEGLHEIGYWPIEPTHEAGDLFSGLSHVYHWHKEGFDLPRGAELLARGSRFPHQAFRWGAAYGLQFHPEVTGADVHGWLGETSDYESRLGAPPRDVHLAGIQEHDPTLDRWTRRFIDRWIGKARATAEPASVSIVTASRAAHG
- a CDS encoding DinB family protein, which produces MRHFPLMARFNAWVNNQLYDKVAVLDDAAYRADAGIFFGSIHRTLNHLLVVDRLWIGRVTGTDRGIRSLDQLLHDDFAALRAAREAEDQGLIELVDGMTEEQIEAMVRFSTIKRDRHFEARVRDLLSGLFNHQTHHRGQIFAVLQQRGLAMPDVDLAFFLPVVGEARLIA